A window of Mucilaginibacter sp. PAMC 26640 contains these coding sequences:
- a CDS encoding lipopolysaccharide biosynthesis protein: MATVFTGLVQVINDIGVGAALIQRKEADLTETHFHTAFWTGVVWSVILFVIISAGVGPLAAYFYHQPDLKLIIPVISIGILCSPANLVHKAQLTRQMNFKKIAIVDNTANIISGVLAVVLALSGAGIWALIFNAVATVVIAMPLYYNATKWLPKLHWGKQAFKDIFGFGAYTAGANVFTYFYNNVDYLLIGKLLGASTLGTYTFAFVITDTFRSRIMAVINNVMYPIYGKKQSEPIALKRYYLKVVQINCLLVFPIMLFLVLLGAPFVLYIFGTKWQGAIIPLQILSVSVMFQMMVSGNTALIRGLGKPGLDMKLQILKASLFVPTLAYATIYYGIIGASIAILFNKFLLIVIAQFTFNFLLPVKISTAELLKSLYPCFAASAAAIMVYLAGNELGLHFLFLSPLLFVSYGIVVWLMIGHELKLLLKKTS, from the coding sequence ATGGCAACTGTATTTACAGGACTGGTGCAGGTTATAAATGACATTGGCGTTGGGGCTGCACTTATCCAGCGTAAAGAAGCCGACCTAACGGAAACCCACTTCCACACCGCATTCTGGACCGGTGTTGTATGGTCTGTTATCCTTTTTGTGATTATAAGTGCCGGGGTTGGGCCGCTGGCTGCCTACTTCTATCACCAGCCGGATTTAAAGCTGATTATCCCTGTAATAAGTATTGGCATATTGTGCAGCCCTGCTAACCTTGTTCATAAAGCCCAGCTTACCCGGCAAATGAACTTTAAGAAAATTGCAATAGTTGATAATACAGCTAACATTATTTCGGGTGTTTTAGCTGTAGTGCTGGCCTTATCAGGTGCAGGCATTTGGGCACTAATCTTCAATGCGGTAGCAACGGTGGTGATTGCAATGCCACTTTATTACAACGCTACCAAATGGCTGCCAAAGTTGCACTGGGGTAAACAAGCATTTAAAGACATTTTTGGGTTTGGGGCGTATACAGCCGGCGCTAATGTGTTTACCTACTTTTATAATAATGTAGATTATCTGCTGATTGGCAAACTTCTCGGCGCCTCAACACTAGGCACCTATACGTTTGCTTTTGTAATTACCGACACATTCAGAAGCCGGATAATGGCTGTAATTAACAATGTAATGTACCCCATTTATGGTAAAAAGCAGAGCGAACCAATTGCACTTAAGCGTTACTACCTAAAAGTAGTTCAGATAAACTGCCTTCTGGTGTTCCCGATCATGTTATTCCTGGTTTTATTAGGCGCTCCGTTCGTGCTTTATATATTTGGCACAAAATGGCAGGGCGCCATCATTCCCCTGCAAATCCTGTCAGTTTCGGTAATGTTTCAAATGATGGTGAGCGGTAATACGGCGCTCATCAGGGGGCTAGGCAAACCGGGACTGGATATGAAATTGCAAATCCTCAAAGCGTCATTGTTTGTACCTACACTTGCTTATGCTACCATCTACTACGGCATCATTGGTGCATCCATAGCTATATTATTTAATAAATTCCTTTTGATTGTTATAGCGCAATTCACTTTCAATTTCTTACTCCCCGTGAAAATATCAACGGCTGAATTGTTAAAATCACTATATCCATGTTTTGCGGCCTCCGCTGCAGCCATAATGGTGTACCTGGCTGGAAATGAGCTGGGATTGCATTTCCTGTTTTTAAGCCCACTGTTATTTGTGTCTTACGGAATTGTTGTGTGGTTGATGATCGGGCACGAACTTAAACTACTGTTAAAAAAAACTTCATAA